From Sardina pilchardus chromosome 9, fSarPil1.1, whole genome shotgun sequence, a single genomic window includes:
- the LOC134092637 gene encoding eukaryotic translation initiation factor 2 subunit 2-like isoform X1: MYMLCDTQMIFDPAMSKKKKKKKRQPFQEEGGDGATDELQPETNATEGDGGDEKDLDLDEDEGRKKDMSDDLDDLNFFNQKKKKKKQRKDKIFDNEVEEGMKELKIEEEPSEALDDDDLLLLGKKKKSRKVEFLDDIDIENGQEDEESKTNDDIMFSTQTGPDWAGSERDYTYDELLNRVFNIMREKNPDMVAGEKRKFVMKPPQVVRVGTKKTSFVNFTDICKLLHRQPKHLLAFLLAELGTCGSIDGNNQLVIKGRFQQKQIENVLRRYIKEYVTCHTCRSPDTILQKDTRLYFLQCETCHSRCSVASIKTGFQAVTGKRAQLRAKAN; encoded by the exons ATGTATATGCTTTGTGATACACAGATGATATTTGACCCAGCAATGagtaagaagaagaaaaagaagaagaggcaACCCTtccaggaagagggaggagatggagcaaCTGATGAGCTCCAGCCTGAGACCAATGCGACCGAGGGAGATGGTGGTGATGAGAAAGACCTGGACCTAGATGAGGATGAGGGGAGGAAGAAAG ATATGTCTGATGACCTCGATGACCTCAATTTCTTCaaccagaagaagaagaaaaagaaacaaaggaaAGACAAGATATTTGATaatgaggtggaggagggaatGAAG GAACTGAAAATTGAGGAGGAGCCTTCTGAGGCGCTAGATGATGATGACCTGTTGCTGCTGGGAAAGAAGAAAAAGTCAAGGAAGGTGGAATTTCTGGACGACATAGACATAGAGAATG GCCAGGAAGATGAGGAGAGCAAAACCAACGACGACATCATGTTCAGCACACAGACGGGTCCAGATTGGGCCGGTTCAGAGAGGGACTACACGTATGATGAG CTCCTGAACCGGGTCTTTAACATCATGCGTGAGAAGAATCCAGACATGGTTGCTGGGGAGAAAAGGAAGTTCGTCATGAAGCCGCCTCAGGTAGTCCGGGTGGGCACGAAGAAAACCTCCTTCGTCAATTTCACAGACATCTGCAAATT ATTGCATCGGCAGCCTAAACATTTATTGGCGTTTTTACTGGCTGAGTTGGGAACATG TGGATCTATAGACGGAAATAATCAGCTTGTCATCAAGGGCAGATTCCAACAGAAACAGATAGAGAATGTCTTAAGAAGATATATAA aggaGTATGTGACGTGCCATACATGTCGCTCTCCCGACACCATCTTGCAGAAGGACACTCGGCTGTACTTTCTGCAGTGTGAGACGTGCCACTCCCGCTGCTCGGTGGCCAGCATCAAGACCGGCTTCCAGGCAGTCACTGGCAAACGGGCACAGCTCCGGGCCAAAGCCAACTAA
- the LOC134092637 gene encoding eukaryotic translation initiation factor 2 subunit 2-like isoform X2 — MSDDEMIFDPAMSKKKKKKKRQPFQEEGGDGATDELQPETNATEGDGGDEKDLDLDEDEGRKKDMSDDLDDLNFFNQKKKKKKQRKDKIFDNEVEEGMKELKIEEEPSEALDDDDLLLLGKKKKSRKVEFLDDIDIENGQEDEESKTNDDIMFSTQTGPDWAGSERDYTYDELLNRVFNIMREKNPDMVAGEKRKFVMKPPQVVRVGTKKTSFVNFTDICKLLHRQPKHLLAFLLAELGTCGSIDGNNQLVIKGRFQQKQIENVLRRYIKEYVTCHTCRSPDTILQKDTRLYFLQCETCHSRCSVASIKTGFQAVTGKRAQLRAKAN; from the exons ATGTCGGACGATGAG ATGATATTTGACCCAGCAATGagtaagaagaagaaaaagaagaagaggcaACCCTtccaggaagagggaggagatggagcaaCTGATGAGCTCCAGCCTGAGACCAATGCGACCGAGGGAGATGGTGGTGATGAGAAAGACCTGGACCTAGATGAGGATGAGGGGAGGAAGAAAG ATATGTCTGATGACCTCGATGACCTCAATTTCTTCaaccagaagaagaagaaaaagaaacaaaggaaAGACAAGATATTTGATaatgaggtggaggagggaatGAAG GAACTGAAAATTGAGGAGGAGCCTTCTGAGGCGCTAGATGATGATGACCTGTTGCTGCTGGGAAAGAAGAAAAAGTCAAGGAAGGTGGAATTTCTGGACGACATAGACATAGAGAATG GCCAGGAAGATGAGGAGAGCAAAACCAACGACGACATCATGTTCAGCACACAGACGGGTCCAGATTGGGCCGGTTCAGAGAGGGACTACACGTATGATGAG CTCCTGAACCGGGTCTTTAACATCATGCGTGAGAAGAATCCAGACATGGTTGCTGGGGAGAAAAGGAAGTTCGTCATGAAGCCGCCTCAGGTAGTCCGGGTGGGCACGAAGAAAACCTCCTTCGTCAATTTCACAGACATCTGCAAATT ATTGCATCGGCAGCCTAAACATTTATTGGCGTTTTTACTGGCTGAGTTGGGAACATG TGGATCTATAGACGGAAATAATCAGCTTGTCATCAAGGGCAGATTCCAACAGAAACAGATAGAGAATGTCTTAAGAAGATATATAA aggaGTATGTGACGTGCCATACATGTCGCTCTCCCGACACCATCTTGCAGAAGGACACTCGGCTGTACTTTCTGCAGTGTGAGACGTGCCACTCCCGCTGCTCGGTGGCCAGCATCAAGACCGGCTTCCAGGCAGTCACTGGCAAACGGGCACAGCTCCGGGCCAAAGCCAACTAA
- the asip1 gene encoding agouti signaling protein 1: MDSRFLLCCLVLSSTGCVVVYAHMVLEERVRNTNESPMDALQEHAQSHTPPVLIVELPKNAKKNKTKTEKRPKKNKFSSKSKRPTPPANCVPLWGSCKTPNAVCCEYCAHCHCRIFKTVCYCRMGYPGC, from the exons ATGGACTCCAGATTTCTGCTGTGCTGCCTGGTCCTGAGCTCGACGGGCTGCGTGGTGGTGTACGCACACATGGTGCTGGAGGAGCGGGTCAGGAACACCAACGAGTCTCCCATGGACGCCCTGCAGGAGCACGCTCAGTCCCACACTCCCCCAGTCCTCATCGTCG aATTACCAAAAAatgcaaagaaaaacaaaacaaaaacagagaagaGACCAAAGAAG AACAAGTTCAGCTCCAAGAGCAAACGGCCCACTCCCCCGGCCAACTGTGTGCCTTTATGGGGCAGCTGCAAGACGCCCAACGCCGTCTGCTGCGAATACTGCGCCCACTGCCACTGTCGCATCTTCAAGACCGTCTGCTACTGTCGCATGGGTTACCCAGGCTGCTGA